From Pan paniscus chromosome 9, NHGRI_mPanPan1-v2.0_pri, whole genome shotgun sequence, the proteins below share one genomic window:
- the PUS3 gene encoding tRNA pseudouridine(38/39) synthase, translating to MADNDTDRNQTEKLLKRVRELEQEVQRLKKEQAKNKEDSNIRENSSGAGKTKRAFDFSAHGRRHVALRIAYMGWGYQGFASQENTNNTIEEKLFEALTKTRLVESRQTSNYHRCGRTDKGVSAFGQVISLDLRSHFPRGRDSEDFNVKEEANAAAEEIRYTHILNRVLPPDIRILAWAPVEPSFSARFSCLERTYRYFFPRADLDIVTMDYAAQKYVGTHDFRNLCKMDVANGVINFQRTILSAQVQLVGQSPGEGRWQEPFQLCQFEVTGQAFLYHQVRCMMAILFLIGQGMEKPEIIDELLNIEKNPQKPQYSMAVEFPLVLYDCKFENVKWIYDQEAQEFNITHLQQLWANHAVKTHMLYSMLQGLDTVPVPCGIGPKMDGMTEWGNVKPSVIKQTSAFVEGVKMRTYKPLMNRPKCQGLESRIQHFVRRGRIEHPHLFHEEETKAKRDCNDTLEEENTNLETPTKRVCVDTEIKSII from the exons ATGGCTGATAATGACACAGACAGAAACCAGACTGAGAAGCTCCTAAAAAGAGTACGAGAACTGGAGCAAGAGGTGCAAAGACTTAAAAAGGAACAGGCCAAAAATAAGGAGGACTCAAACATTAGAGAAAATTCATCAGGAGCTGGAAAAACTAAGCGTGCATTTGATTTCAGTGCTCATGGCCGAAGACACGTAGCCCTAAGAATAGCCTATATGGGCTGGGGATACCAGGGCTTTGCTAGTCAGGAAAACACAAATAATACCATTGAAGAGAAACTGTTTGAAGCTCTAACCAAGACTCGACTAGTAGAAAGCAGACAGACATCCAACTATCATCGATGTGGGAGAACAGATAAAGGAGTTAGTGCCTTTGGACAG GTGATCTCACTTGACCTTCGCTCTCATTTTCCAAGGGGCAGGGATTCCGAGGACTTTAATGTAAAAGAGGAGgctaatgctgctgctgaagaGATCCGTTATACCCACATTCTCAATCGGGTACTCCCTCCAGACATCCGTATATTGGCCTGGGCCCCTGTAGAACCAAGCTTCAGTGCTAGGTTCAGCTGTCTTGAGCGGACTTACCGCTATTTTTTCCCTCGTGCTGATTTAGATATTGTAACCATGGATTATGCAGCTCAGAAGTATGTTGGCACCCATGATTTCAGGAACTTGTGTAAAATGGATGTAGCCAACGGTGTGATTAATTTTCAGAGGACTATTCTATCTGCTCAAGTACAGCTAGTGGGCCAGAGCCCAGGTGAGGGGAGATGGCAAGAACCTTTCCAGTTATGTCAGTTTGAAGTGACTGGCCAGGCATTCCTTTATCATCAAGTCCGATGTATGATGGCTATCCTCTTTCTGATTGGCCAAGGAATGGAGAAGCCAGAGATTATTGATGAGCTGCTGAATATAGAGAAAAATCCCCAAAAGCCTCAATATAg tatGGCTGTAGAATTTCCTCTAGTCTTATATGACTGTAAGTTTGAAAATGTCAAGTGGATCTATGACCAGGAGGCTCAGGAGTTCAATATTACCCACCTACAACAGCTGTGGGCTAATCATGCTGTCAAAACTCACATGTTGTATAGTATGCTACAAGGACTGGACACTGTTCCAGTACCCTGTGGAATAGGACCAAAGATGGATGGAATGACAGAATGGGGAAATGTTAAGCCCTCTGTCATAAAGCAGACCAGTGCCTTTGTAGAAGGAGTGAAGATGCGCACATATAAGCCCCTCATGAACCGTCCTAAATGCCAAGGACTGGAATCCCGGATCCAGCATTTTGTACGTAGGGGACGAATTGAGCACCCACATTTATTCcatgaggaagaaacaaaagccaaaagggACTGTAATGACACACTAGAGGAAGAGAATACTAATTTGGAGACACCAACGAAGAGGGTCTGTGTTGACACAGAAATTAAAAGCATCATTTAA
- the HYLS1 gene encoding centriolar and ciliogenesis-associated protein HYLS1, protein MEELLPDGQIWANMDPEERMLAAATAFTHICAGQGEGDVRREAQSIQYDPYSKASVAPGKRPALPVQLQYPHVESNVPSETVSEASQRLRKPLKRKVLRRKPDGEVLVTDESIISESESGTENDQDLWDLRQRLMNVQFQEDKESSFDVSQKFNLPHEYQGISQDQLICSLQREGMGSPAYEQDLIVASRPKSFILPKLDQLSRNRGKTDRVARYFEYKRDWDSIRLPGEDHRKELRWGVREQMLCRAEPQSKPQHIYVPNNYLVPTEKKRSALRWGVRCDLANGVIPRKLPFPLSPS, encoded by the coding sequence ATGGAAGAACTTCTACCTGATGGACAAATATGGGCTAATATGGATCCAGAAGAACGAATGTTGGCAGCTGCTACAGCTTTTACCCACATCTGTGCAGGGCAGGGTGAAGGAGATGTCAGGAGAGAAGCCCAATCTATCCAATATGATCCCTACAGTAAAGCTTCAGTAGCCCCAGGGAAGCGACCTGCTCTTCCTGTGCAACTACAGTACCCACATGTAGAAAGTAATGTCCCTTCAGAAACAGTCTCTGAGGCCTCCCAAAGACTCCGAAAGCCTTTGAAGAGAAAGGTGCTGCGCAGAAAGCCAGATGGGGAAGTATTAGTAACAGATGAGTCGATTATCAGTGAATCAGAATCTGGTACAGAAAATGATCAGGATCTCTGGGACTTAAGACAAAGGCTGATGAATGTACAGTTCCAGGAAGACAAGGAATCTTCATTTGATGTTTCACAAAAATTTAACCTACCACATGAATACCAAGGAATTTCTCAAGATCAGCTCATTTGCTCTCTACAAAGAGAAGGAATGGGCTCTCCAGCTTACGAACAAGACCTGATTGTTGCCAGCAGACCTAAGTCCTTTATTCTCCCAAAGCTGGACCAGTTAAGCCGAAACCGGGGCAAGACAGACCGGGTAGCCCGGTATTTTGAGTACAAACGGGACTGGGACTCAATACGTTTACCTGGTGAAGATCATAGGAAGGAATTACGCTGGGGTGTCCGAGAGCAGATGCTTTGTCGAGCAGAACCCCAATCCAAACCTCAGCATATATATGTCCCAAACAATTATCTAGTACCAACAGAGAAGAAAAGGTCTGCACTCCGTTGGGGTGTTCGTTGTGACCTTGCAAATGGTGTCATACCCAGGAagcttcccttccctctttctccttcttaa